One segment of Cetobacterium sp. ZOR0034 DNA contains the following:
- a CDS encoding YebC/PmpR family DNA-binding transcriptional regulator, whose amino-acid sequence MAGHSKWSNIKHRKGAQDIKRGKIFTKLGKELTIAAKEAGGDPNFNPRLRLAIDKAKAANMPKDNLERAIKKGTGELEGVDYMEIRYEGYGPEGTAFIVEVVTDNKNRSASEVRAAFSRRNGNLGTDGAVAWMFAKKGEIIITGEGLDADELMMAALEAGAEDVKEEDGEFTVLTEPADCNTVAEELKKAGYNVTEAEVSMIPDNKVQITDLDTAKKVMALYEALDDLDDVNDVYSNFDISDELLEQL is encoded by the coding sequence GTGGCAGGACATAGTAAATGGTCTAACATAAAGCATAGAAAAGGTGCTCAAGACATTAAAAGAGGAAAGATATTTACAAAATTAGGAAAAGAGTTAACAATCGCAGCTAAAGAAGCTGGAGGAGATCCTAACTTCAACCCTAGATTAAGACTTGCGATAGATAAAGCAAAGGCTGCTAATATGCCAAAAGATAACCTAGAAAGAGCTATCAAAAAAGGAACTGGAGAGCTTGAAGGTGTAGATTACATGGAGATTAGATATGAAGGATACGGTCCAGAAGGAACTGCTTTCATAGTAGAAGTTGTAACAGATAATAAAAATAGATCGGCTTCAGAAGTAAGAGCTGCTTTCTCTAGAAGAAATGGAAACCTTGGAACAGATGGTGCTGTTGCTTGGATGTTCGCTAAAAAAGGGGAAATAATCATTACTGGAGAGGGATTAGATGCTGATGAGCTTATGATGGCTGCTTTAGAAGCTGGTGCTGAAGATGTTAAAGAGGAGGACGGAGAGTTCACTGTTTTAACAGAGCCTGCGGATTGTAATACTGTAGCTGAAGAGTTAAAAAAAGCTGGTTATAATGTAACTGAAGCTGAAGTGTCAATGATTCCTGACAATAAAGTTCAAATAACTGATTTAGATACAGCTAAGAAAGTTATGGCTTTATATGAAGCTTTAGATGACTTAGATGACGTAAATGATGTTTACTCAAACTTTGATATATCTGATGAATTATTAGAACAATTATAG